A region from the Malus domestica chromosome 07, GDT2T_hap1 genome encodes:
- the LOC103439823 gene encoding probable membrane-associated kinase regulator 6: protein METSQPLSIESFSYSWLVNLKPASLESLNNSLRTSLDASDESSFIEMDPTMPPSQRFFMNSQQDFKFDFPAAISQSPLTTLVHADELISNGYLLPLSVESLMKMEAYHCDEASNFTPVPSHLQKDAAPTDNHNSRDCSKSLRRCRRLSRRIFEKYLNFLRPLYRRIRGDRNHHHKANPKGGNLDKRSHSVKNCRVHSSETSQSPRISVAYSADDWRMSCDSESSIYEAVLHCKRSIGK, encoded by the exons ATGGAAACGTCCCAGCCTCTTTCCATTGAAAGCTTTTCATACAGTTGGTTAGTAAACCTTAAACCAGCTTCTCTGGAGAGCCTTAACAACTCTCTCAGAACCTCGCTTGATGCGTCCGATGAATCTTCCTTCATCGAGATGGACCCAACAATGCCACCCTCTCAGAGATTCTTTATGAATTCCCAGCAGGATTTCAAATTTGACTTCCCTGCTGCCATTTCACAATCTCCTCTCACTACCCTAGTTCATGCCGATGAGCTCATTTCCAACGGCTACCTTTTGCCTCTTTCTGTTGAGTCCTTAATGAAGATGGAAGCATATCATTGTGACGAGGCCTCAAATTTCACTCCAGTCCCTTCACATTTACAAAAAGATGCTGCTCCAACTGATAATCATAATTCTAGAGATTGCTCTAAATCATTGAGGAGGTGTAGAAGATTGTCACGACGAATATTCGAGAAGTACTTGAACTTTCTTAGGCCCTTGTATAGAAGGATTAGAGGTGACCGCAACCATCATCACAAAGCGAATCCTAAAGGTGGAAATCTTGATAAAAGGAGCCATTCGGTAAAAAACTGCAGGGTGCATTCATCGGAAACTAGTCAATCCCCAAGAATAAGTGTAGCATATTCCGCCGATGATTGGCGGATGTCTTGTGATTCTGAGAGCTCAATCTATGAGGCAGTTCTCCATTGCAAAAGATCTATAG GAAAATAA